The genomic interval GGAAAAAAGAGATCTACGGTGGCTAATATTCTGAGGCTTTTAAAGCTTCCTTTGGAGATACAAAATATGCTTGCTGAAGGACGCATAACGATGGGGCATGCAAGAGCCATTTTATCTCTTTCTAATCCTGATGATCAGATAAAACTTGCTCAAAAGATAGTCAATAACTCTCTTTCTGTTAGGGATGTAGAAAAAGAAGTATCGAGAAAAGTTCGATTGGTAGAGAGGGATAGAAAAATTGAAGAGAAATTTTTGCGACTTTACAGAAGAAGAGTTAGAGTTAAAAGATCTCCTCAGAGAAGTGTAGAGATCTTTTTTAACAGCGATGCGGAGATGGAAAAATTTTTAGCATTTTTAGAAGACCAAGTTTCTGCTCTTTTTTAATTTCCCAGGCAATAAGGTGCTTAATTTTAAGCACCTATTTTGTTGCTTAATTTTTGTTTAGAAAAAAATTAGCATTCAATTCAGGGGGTGAAGAGTGATGGTTTTTGGGCGCTCGGAAGTACGCGTTTCTGAAAAAGAGAGGTCGGAGACGGTAGTAGGAGATGGAACTCAAATTCAGGGTACGATGAAAGCGGATGGAACTGTAAGGGTCGATGGTGTTTTTGAGGGCGAAATATATGCTGAGGGAGATGTTGTAATTGGGGAGAGAGGTGTGGTGAAAGCAACTCTTGTTGCAAAAAATATATTGATAGCAGGAAAAGTTGAAGGAAATGTCGAAGCGAGAGAAAAGCTTGAGCTTGTTGCGACAGGTAGATTAATAGGAGATATAAAAACGCCGAACTTAGTTATTGCCGATGGCGCCATATTTATAGGAAAGAGTGAGATGGTGCTGCCGGCAGATGAAGCTGGAGAAACAGAATCCTTCGAGAAATCCTCTGAATCCTTGGATAGAGAAGAGAAGGAGGAGGGGGAGGAATTTTAGATGAAGGGCTTTTCTGTGTTTCACGTGGAACATTTCTTTGTTTAAGTCTGATTGGAGAATAAAATATGGATTTTTTTAGGGAGCTTAATTGGCCTCTTTTGCTTGTTATAGTTCTTTTAAGTGCCATTATTGCTTTTATAGGAGACAGGGTAGGATGGAAGCTTGGGCGGAAGAGGTTGACATTGTGGGGGTTAAGGCCTCGTCATACAACAAGCCTTATAGCGGTTTTTACAGGATTAATGGTAGCACTTGTTACCATGCTTCTTTTATCTTTTACCGTGCCTTCGGTGCATAGAGCTCTTCTTGGTATCAAGAGTCTTCAACATGAGATGAAAATACTTTCAGCTATGTTGAAGGAAAAAAGTGAAGAGCTTAAGAAAAAAACAGAGAAGGTAAAAGAATTGGAAGCAAGGATTTCTGAGCTCAAAGAACTGGCAAGAAGGCTTAATTTAAGCATTTCAGCTATAAGAGGAAGAACTATAATATATAGAGCAGGAGAGCTCGTTTATCAAAAAGTGATAAAAGTAAGGAAGGAGGATTCTTATCTAAAAAAGGAGATGGAGAAGATTTTTAGTGAAGCAGATCTCGTTGCTAAGGGAAGAGGGGCAGAGCCGCCTTTTGAAGGAATGAGATGCGTTCTTGCTCATCCAGAGGATATAAAAAAAGCGATACTCAAATTGCGTCGCATAGATGGAGAGGCAGTTGTAAGACTGATTGCAGGAGGTAATATAGTTGTAGGAGAGTGGGTTCCTATTAGAATAAAGGTTTATCCTAATAAATTGGTGTTTAAGAAGGGTGAAAGAATATATGAGGTAGCTATTGATGGTTCTCTTCCGGAGGATCAGATAGAATATAAGCTTACGATGATATTGAATAAGGTAAGAGAAATAGCTATAAAAAAGGGGGTACTTCCTGAAC from Synergistota bacterium carries:
- a CDS encoding polymer-forming cytoskeletal protein is translated as MVFGRSEVRVSEKERSETVVGDGTQIQGTMKADGTVRVDGVFEGEIYAEGDVVIGERGVVKATLVAKNILIAGKVEGNVEAREKLELVATGRLIGDIKTPNLVIADGAIFIGKSEMVLPADEAGETESFEKSSESLDREEKEEGEEF
- a CDS encoding DUF3084 domain-containing protein — encoded protein: MDFFRELNWPLLLVIVLLSAIIAFIGDRVGWKLGRKRLTLWGLRPRHTTSLIAVFTGLMVALVTMLLLSFTVPSVHRALLGIKSLQHEMKILSAMLKEKSEELKKKTEKVKELEARISELKELARRLNLSISAIRGRTIIYRAGELVYQKVIKVRKEDSYLKKEMEKIFSEADLVAKGRGAEPPFEGMRCVLAHPEDIKKAILKLRRIDGEAVVRLIAGGNIVVGEWVPIRIKVYPNKLVFKKGERIYEVAIDGSLPEDQIEYKLTMILNKVREIAIKKGVLPEPLYRRIGVISAADFYETISKIKQESKKVRLGVFAKKDIYTIGPLEIYFRILGS